The Candidatus Zixiibacteriota bacterium genomic interval AATTGGTCGTTGAATAGAAATCATCCGGCACCGCCTTGTCCTTCACCGCGGGCTTGAGTGTAACGGCTTTTTCCGAGACGACGAAGCAGCCTTTCATCGCCAACAAGTTGAGAATCAGTGCCAGCCGTTCGCGCGTCGGCGCGCTGATCCGCAGCCGCGCCGTCGAAGTCTCCACATTCGTCCGTCCCATCTCGAACTCGCGGATT includes:
- a CDS encoding TIGR00300 family protein; the protein is MKKEIQTALVQIEGHIVDSDILSDVFDVIIKSGGRFEIREFEMGRTNVETSTARLRISAPTRERLALILNLLAMKGCFVVSEKAVTLKPAVKDKAVPDDFYSTTN